The genomic stretch ACTTGGGCATGACGAAGGGTGCgtactactactactataCTACTATGCCTGATATAatggggtgggggtgattgacaaaacaaaaacaaaatagGGAAAATTGCTGCCCAGGCTGGCCACGCAACGCTGGCTTGCTACAAGACGTTGAGCAAAGCTGCCTCCAAAGACCCAAACGGAAAGGCGGCACAGATCCTCAAGGCGTGGGAGCGGCGCGGGCAGGCCAAGATTGCGGTTCAGGTCaagagtgaggaggagctttTATTGCTGCAGGGGACGGCGAGGAGCTTGGGGATTACGGCTGAGGTGATTGCCGATGCGGGGAGGACACAGATTGAGAGTGGGAGTTTGACtgttcttggtgttgggCCCGCGCCAAAGAGCGAGGTGGATGGTGTTACCGGCGGGCTGAAGCTTTTGTAAGCTGAGGGTGTAAGATATGAAAAGGGTGTATAGACAACAACGGGCAAGCGGGAGTTCCATGGTTAGTTAGATTTGGAAAGCATGAAAAAGCGCTGGGCAATCTCCAATACAAAAATGGCATACAGACGGTTTCCCAGACACATGCAGCATCAACACATCTTGCTATTACTTCATAACCGGgtatcatcaccacaacccccccaccgtCTCTAATCCTTCCTCGCAAACCTCGCCAGACTCGGCCCCAGCTGCTCCTGCCTATCCTTAAACTTCtcatccttcctctcctgcatctccttgatggcctcctccaccttcagCCTCTTGTCATCAATaatgttcttcttcttctgcttcctCAGATACTTCTTCAGCGCCGTGTTCTTGCCCCTAGCCCTgttcttcatctcctccaccacatccaccggCGCCGCATCCAGGTCCCTGTCCGCCTTCCTCTGCTGCTCCGATCGCAAATCCAGCTTGCCGATGAAGTTGGGGTCGAGCGCAATCATCTCGGGCTTGAGCTTGTTCAGCAGAGCCTTGACCTCGCCTTCCTGCCtctgcttcttcgtctcgaAGGGGTTGACTTCCAGAGCGTCATAGTTGGGCTCGCCGGCGCCCGGGACGATCAGTGACGAGAACCCTTCCGTGTGGCCTACACCAAGAACATCCTCAAAGGGGCACCACCGGACGCGCTCGACCTTGTGGCCTTCGCCGCCCCAGGTCATGTAGGGTGACTGGACCTTTTCTTGGACGGGCTTGTTCTTGTCAAAGAGGCCGCGccagatggtggtgtgggtgttCCAGCCGACCGCGGTCAAGCCCGTGTCTGAGATGGCGACCGAGGTGGCTGGCGACCGGGTGAAATACGACGAGACGGACTCCTTGAAGTTGCGAACGTCCCAGATGCACATCCTGTTGTCCTGACCTGCCGATACCATGTAGCGACCTTCGCGGTCTACGGCGACGGATCGCACGGGCCCGCGGTGGGCAAGAAGTTTCACGAGGGGTTCGCTCGAGTTTGGCGACCATAATGTGACGGTGCCGTTTTGCTGGCCGACGTGAAGAATGGCGTTGTAGGGGTTGtgggtgagggagacgggggtGCCTTGTCTGGTCGATATTTCGGAGACGATTTGACCGGTCGAGGTGTCTTGGTATTTGAGGGAACCGTTGATGCCCTGGGAAAGTGTCAGCTACAAAAGCGATCAGCCCCCGAGAAAGCTGTTTTGCGCTTACCAATGTCGCCAGCAAGAAGTGGTACGGCAGAAACTCCATATGCGACACCTCGACGTGCTTCTTCAGGCAGTGAAGCTCAACACCCTGCGAGTCGTAGATGTACACATACTTCTTCTGCGCGACGGCGAAGAACTGGTTGTTGTGCAAGAACCTCGCATCGCGAACCGTCTCCATCAGCTGAAGCTCACAGCCCAGTTTTCCGTCTCGCCAGTCCATCGTCGCGACATGGCCTTTCCTCCCCGCCAGGATCAAGTCTCGACCATTCCTGCTGTATTCGCAAACATATGGCCCCAACTCGTTGAGCTTCAGCTCGAACCCCTTTTGCGCCACCTCAATGGCGACATTTTTCTGAATGTCGTCCTGGCGAACCTTGTATGTCCTTTCCAGCTCCGTCTCTGGCTCGATAAAGCCAGCTGTGTTCTCCAGCAAGATCTCTGCTTCCTTGGCTTTGTATGCCGCCTCCTTGTACTTGTTCTCGAGTGTGCTGAGGTTCCGCCGTAACTTCTTGTCCCTGACGGTCTTGACGTCGATTCCGCGACCGCGACCGTAGGCCTTTTGCGCATCTCTTTGGCGGCGGGCCTTTGCAATCTCGGACTTTGATTTGAGTTCGGTTCGTGGTTTCCTGACGGCGAGCTGACCGTTGCTGGGCTGTGATACCCTTGTGAAGGGCGCGTCGACGGTGTCTACCTCCATCTTTGGCTGGCTGGAATTGTGTGATAAATGAATGGgcaggaaagaaagagaacTCCCCAACCTAGAGCAGCGCCCGGTTGCTCAGTTGCTGTTTGGAACTTTTTTTGGCAGGGGGCCCACTGAAAAGTTGGGGAAAGGTTATCTGATTGGTCGCACAATGCGACTGATAAGATATGCCCACAAGGTCGAAAAAAGATGTGccccgccatcatcaccacccctcgTCTCACTCTGCAATACGGGCAATAATTCAGTTCCAAGTTCTACGAAAAACAACAGACGATTCAAAAGTACGACAAAGTGGCGTCTCTTCCCTTTCGATTCAAAGCCGGCAGCGACGCAAAGATGCCTGGCGCCGTGGCCACGGGCCATTCCCACCGCCCGACTACCAAGCAGCAGAACAAGGGCTTCAAATCGCGAAAGGCAACCAAGGGTCAGCTTCGGGATGCTGCCAAAGGTATGAGTCACGCCGTGCTCGGGGAACCATGGGGGATTGGGGTCTAAAAGGGGCAATGAATGGGCTGCACAGAACAGAGGACTTTGGAGAATATAGTTTGCAACAGTCGGGCCGTTGGCTGACA from Podospora pseudopauciseta strain CBS 411.78 chromosome 3, whole genome shotgun sequence encodes the following:
- the utp7 gene encoding putative U3 small nucleolar RNA-associated protein 7 (COG:A; EggNog:ENOG503NU5B; BUSCO:EOG09261UMG), producing MEVDTVDAPFTRVSQPSNGQLAVRKPRTELKSKSEIAKARRQRDAQKAYGRGRGIDVKTVRDKKLRRNLSTLENKYKEAAYKAKEAEILLENTAGFIEPETELERTYKVRQDDIQKNVAIEVAQKGFELKLNELGPYVCEYSRNGRDLILAGRKGHVATMDWRDGKLGCELQLMETVRDARFLHNNQFFAVAQKKYVYIYDSQGVELHCLKKHVEVSHMEFLPYHFLLATLGINGSLKYQDTSTGQIVSEISTRQGTPVSLTHNPYNAILHVGQQNGTVTLWSPNSSEPLVKLLAHRGPVRSVAVDREGRYMVSAGQDNRMCIWDVRNFKESVSSYFTRSPATSVAISDTGLTAVGWNTHTTIWRGLFDKNKPVQEKVQSPYMTWGGEGHKVERVRWCPFEDVLGVGHTEGFSSLIVPGAGEPNYDALEVNPFETKKQRQEGEVKALLNKLKPEMIALDPNFIGKLDLRSEQQRKADRDLDAAPVDVVEEMKNRARGKNTALKKYLRKQKKKNIIDDKRLKVEEAIKEMQERKDEKFKDRQEQLGPSLARFARKD